A region of the Sporomusaceae bacterium FL31 genome:
GCGGTATTCTTATTATTAATTATGATTACCCGGTTTAAGATCAATCCATTCGTGACCTTGATGGTTGTCTCTGTATTTCTTGGCCTGGCAGCCGGAATGCCCTTCGATAAGATTGTAGGATCAATACAAGCCGGTATGGGTAATACCTTGGGCTTTATTGCTATTGTACTTGGACTTGGCACGATGCTGGGTAAAATGCTGGAAGAATCAGGGGGAGCTGAACGAATTGCTAAAACCCTGATCAACGCTTTTGGGAAAGAACGTGTTCATTGGGCGATGATGTTTGTGGCTTTCATTGTCGGGATTCCTGTATTTTTCCAAGTTGGATTTGTATTGCTGATTCCTTTGGTGTTTACGATTGCCAAGGAAACCGGAATTTCTTTGCTTAAAGTTGGCTTACCACTGGTAGCCGGCTTATCGGTTGTGCATGGTTTAGTTCCACCCCATCCAGCGGCTATGGCTGCAGTAGATATTTTTAAAGCAGATGTTGGTAAAACAATTCTATACAGCATCATTGTTGGTTTACCCACAGCTGCAATAGCCGGACCAATTTTTGCCAGCTTTATTTCACCTCGTATGCCGCATTTGGCAGTACCAGAAGGATTTGCCGATCAGATTAAAGCTGGCCGGGAAGAACATGAAATGCCTGGGTTTAGTATTACCGTTCTTACCATATTAATGCCAGTAATTTTAATGATGCTGGGTACAATTGCTGATTTGACGTTAAGCAAGACCTCCTATGCATACGGAATCATGAAGTTTGTGGGCAGCCCGTTCATGTCACTGCTGTTATCATTGTTATTTGCTTTTTATACTTTTGGTCTTAACCGGAAGTACAATCTGGCCACAATCGGGAAATTCTGTGATCAGTCATTGCCGGCAATGGCCAGTATCTTAATGGTTATCGGCGGAGGCGGAGCGTTTAATAAAGTGCTGCTTGACAGTGGCATTGGCAATGAAATTGCCAAAGTAGCAGCATCATTTCAGTTAAATCCTATTTTATTAGCCTGGACGATCGCAGCAATGATTCGCGTTGCAACTGGATCTGCAACAGTTTCTATGATGACGGCAGCTGGTATTGTGGCACCGATGGTGATGAATCAGGTAGGCGTTGCACCTGAACTCATTGTTTTGGCAGTTGGTGCAGGCTCGTTAATTCTTTCCCACGTCAATGATGCCGGATTTTGGATTATTAAGGAATACTTCGGGATGTCGGTTACTGATACGTTGAAAACATGGACGGTGTTGGAAACGATTATCGCAATTGCAGCCCTAATCTTTATCTTGTTGTTATCACAATTCGTCT
Encoded here:
- a CDS encoding permease; this encodes MLIGYAVIAVFLLLIMITRFKINPFVTLMVVSVFLGLAAGMPFDKIVGSIQAGMGNTLGFIAIVLGLGTMLGKMLEESGGAERIAKTLINAFGKERVHWAMMFVAFIVGIPVFFQVGFVLLIPLVFTIAKETGISLLKVGLPLVAGLSVVHGLVPPHPAAMAAVDIFKADVGKTILYSIIVGLPTAAIAGPIFASFISPRMPHLAVPEGFADQIKAGREEHEMPGFSITVLTILMPVILMMLGTIADLTLSKTSYAYGIMKFVGSPFMSLLLSLLFAFYTFGLNRKYNLATIGKFCDQSLPAMASILMVIGGGGAFNKVLLDSGIGNEIAKVAASFQLNPILLAWTIAAMIRVATGSATVSMMTAAGIVAPMVMNQVGVAPELIVLAVGAGSLILSHVNDAGFWIIKEYFGMSVTDTLKTWTVLETIIAIAALIFILLLSQFV